Proteins encoded in a region of the Moritella marina ATCC 15381 genome:
- a CDS encoding flagella synthesis protein FlgN: protein MTIKTLPELLGLQVSYVEQLMALLTAEKSALESRDVTALEKISQDKQQQITHIAELDVKISQHADAAELLSTYLPQKQQIETELTQCQELNDINGKLIELNLRNTKRLGDTIIRSRSRNNITYDKLGRTRGSFSTLGMTFKS, encoded by the coding sequence ATGACAATAAAAACGTTACCTGAATTACTTGGTTTACAAGTATCTTATGTAGAACAATTAATGGCTCTACTAACGGCTGAAAAATCGGCGTTAGAGTCACGTGATGTCACAGCTTTAGAAAAGATCAGTCAAGATAAACAACAGCAAATAACACACATTGCCGAACTTGATGTCAAAATCAGCCAGCATGCTGATGCTGCAGAATTACTATCGACCTATCTCCCGCAAAAACAACAAATTGAAACCGAACTCACTCAATGCCAAGAATTAAACGATATTAACGGCAAGCTGATAGAGCTCAATTTACGTAATACCAAACGACTAGGTGATACTATTATCCGCAGTCGCTCACGTAACAATATCACTTATGACAAGTTAGGCCGTACTCGAGGTTCGTTCTCTACACTTGGTATGACGTTTAAGTCGTAG
- a CDS encoding CheR family methyltransferase → MQTLSNEVYTRFSEFLEIQCGIVLGQNKQYLVKSRLLPLLAKHKMSNLTELVQKSMTMLARDLRNDVIDAMTTNETLWFRDVYPFEYLQAKILPEFINKGQPVKIWSAASSSGQEPFSIAMSAIETQDRIKRIGKPNVQIVGTDISPTMIKHCKEGIYDRLALGRGLSPERKRQFFSILPDDKMKVNREVQQLTSFREINLLESYALLGKFDIIFCRNVLIYFSPKIKSQILNQFAASLKPGGYLFLGASESLTGLTDKFEMVRCNPGIVYKLK, encoded by the coding sequence GTGCAAACATTGTCAAATGAAGTATATACCCGCTTTAGTGAATTCCTTGAGATTCAGTGCGGTATTGTATTAGGGCAAAATAAACAATATTTAGTTAAGAGTCGTTTGTTGCCACTATTGGCAAAACATAAGATGAGTAATTTAACTGAGCTAGTACAGAAATCGATGACCATGTTAGCGCGTGATTTACGCAATGATGTTATTGATGCGATGACGACGAATGAAACGCTATGGTTTCGTGACGTTTATCCGTTTGAGTATTTACAAGCTAAGATCTTACCTGAATTTATTAATAAAGGTCAGCCGGTAAAAATATGGTCAGCGGCATCATCGTCTGGTCAAGAACCGTTTTCGATTGCGATGTCTGCGATTGAAACACAGGATAGAATTAAGCGCATAGGCAAACCTAATGTACAAATTGTAGGTACGGATATTTCGCCGACCATGATTAAGCACTGTAAAGAAGGGATCTATGATCGCCTCGCGCTTGGTCGTGGTTTATCGCCTGAACGTAAACGTCAGTTCTTCAGTATATTGCCTGATGACAAAATGAAGGTGAATCGTGAGGTTCAGCAATTAACTTCATTTCGTGAAATCAATTTGTTAGAAAGTTATGCCTTGTTGGGCAAATTTGACATCATTTTTTGCCGAAATGTACTCATTTACTTTTCACCAAAGATTAAAAGTCAGATATTGAATCAATTTGCAGCATCCTTAAAACCGGGTGGTTATTTATTTTTAGGCGCATCAGAATCGTTAACAGGTCTAACTGATAAATTTGAAATGGTTCGTTGTAATCCAGGTATTGTTTACAAGCTTAAATAA
- the flgC gene encoding flagellar basal body rod protein FlgC → MSLFRVFDVAGSAMSAQSVRLNTTASNLANANSVSSSADETYKARYPIFQAQLDQANAAQNEAVGVNVARIVESDAPLVNEFNPNHPLADEDGYVYRPNVNVMEEMANMISASRSYQTNVQIADSAKQMLTKTLALGKG, encoded by the coding sequence ATGAGTTTATTTCGAGTCTTTGATGTTGCCGGTTCGGCAATGAGTGCACAATCGGTGCGTTTAAATACTACCGCGAGTAATCTTGCTAACGCAAATAGCGTGAGTAGTAGTGCTGACGAAACGTATAAAGCCCGCTATCCAATCTTTCAAGCACAATTAGATCAAGCTAATGCTGCTCAAAATGAAGCAGTTGGCGTGAATGTTGCAAGGATTGTAGAGAGTGATGCACCATTAGTAAATGAGTTTAATCCTAATCACCCATTGGCAGACGAAGATGGTTATGTATATCGTCCCAATGTAAACGTTATGGAAGAGATGGCGAATATGATTAGCGCATCTCGTTCATACCAAACTAACGTGCAAATAGCTGATTCCGCTAAACAAATGTTAACTAAAACATTAGCGTTAGGTAAAGGTTAA
- a CDS encoding flagellar hook assembly protein FlgD gives MTTINNSNNIADFSSQFKTEKKDAAEQAAETTRKELGQEDFFSLLTQELAYQDPFKPVENSEMVAQMASFTTADGISKMDTKFEQLNTIMSSNQALQASSLVGSKVLAPASSAFLSADENVSGRIDLPQGAPNMRLQIANQVGEVVKVIDMGEQKAGAIPFEWDGTDMNGNKVAEGSYRLKASASIDGNAQDLKILSFQHVESVNIGNTGNGIMLNLKGMGSLPLSQATEVASKTY, from the coding sequence GTGACGACAATTAACAATAGCAATAACATAGCTGATTTCAGCAGTCAGTTTAAAACTGAGAAGAAGGATGCGGCAGAGCAGGCGGCAGAAACTACCCGCAAAGAGCTTGGCCAAGAAGATTTTTTCTCGTTACTGACACAGGAACTGGCTTATCAAGACCCGTTCAAACCGGTAGAAAACTCGGAAATGGTGGCGCAAATGGCGTCGTTTACCACCGCCGATGGTATTTCCAAGATGGATACCAAGTTTGAACAGTTAAATACGATCATGAGCTCAAACCAAGCACTACAAGCGTCAAGTTTAGTTGGTAGCAAGGTGCTTGCGCCTGCATCGTCGGCATTTTTATCTGCGGATGAGAATGTATCTGGACGTATTGATTTACCGCAGGGTGCACCTAATATGCGCTTACAAATAGCCAACCAAGTTGGTGAAGTGGTTAAAGTGATTGATATGGGTGAACAGAAGGCCGGTGCAATTCCTTTTGAGTGGGACGGCACTGACATGAACGGCAATAAAGTGGCGGAAGGAAGTTACCGCTTGAAGGCATCTGCGTCGATAGACGGCAATGCTCAAGACCTTAAAATATTAAGTTTCCAGCATGTTGAAAGCGTTAACATAGGTAATACGGGTAACGGTATTATGCTGAACTTAAAAGGTATGGGTAGCTTACCACTGAGCCAAGCAACAGAAGTTGCCTCGAAAACTTACTAA
- the flgE gene encoding flagellar hook protein FlgE — protein sequence MSFNIALSGINAAQKDLNTTANNIANVNTTGFKESRAEFGDVYATSIFSNAKTSVGNGVATAHVAQQFQQGSLNFTENSLDLAINGNGFFVMSDGLESMDRNYTRAGAFKLDSNSFVTNSAGNYLQVYDVNDDGSPKAVSMASTKPLQIPDTAGVPESTGNVDMTMNLPATSPVLDPTKFDPADSSTFTSATSVSIYDSLGESHTLSTYYIKDGTAGAPANSWLEFNYVDDQPIDIVGGQAVAAAPGTPVKPAALRLTFDSSGLLQQQLPAIAETVPLGAILTNGADTTQTVKININNPTQFASAFEVSKLEQDGATVGRLTGIDIGPDGMVAASYSNGRNDKLGMIAMAKFANEQGLSQTGDTGWRASQLSGNAIAGEANSGTFGKINSSALEQSNVNLTSELVDLITAQRNYQANSRTLEVNSKLQDTVLQIR from the coding sequence ATGTCGTTTAACATCGCCTTGAGTGGGATCAACGCTGCTCAGAAAGACCTTAATACAACAGCAAATAACATTGCTAACGTTAATACCACGGGTTTTAAAGAGTCGCGCGCTGAGTTTGGTGATGTCTATGCAACATCGATTTTCTCTAATGCTAAAACATCGGTTGGCAACGGTGTAGCAACGGCCCATGTTGCCCAGCAGTTTCAACAAGGCAGCTTGAATTTCACCGAAAATTCGCTGGATTTAGCGATTAACGGTAATGGTTTCTTCGTGATGTCGGACGGTCTGGAATCGATGGACCGTAATTATACCCGTGCTGGTGCTTTTAAATTAGATTCAAATAGTTTTGTGACTAACTCGGCGGGTAATTACCTGCAAGTTTATGATGTGAATGATGATGGTTCTCCAAAAGCGGTGAGCATGGCGTCAACAAAACCGCTGCAAATACCTGATACCGCGGGTGTTCCAGAATCAACGGGTAATGTTGATATGACGATGAATTTACCAGCCACTTCTCCTGTGTTAGATCCGACGAAGTTTGATCCGGCGGATAGTTCGACGTTCACATCAGCGACGTCAGTATCAATTTATGATTCACTCGGTGAGTCACATACTTTGTCTACTTATTACATTAAAGATGGTACAGCGGGTGCACCTGCAAACTCGTGGTTAGAGTTTAATTATGTAGATGACCAACCAATTGATATTGTGGGTGGTCAAGCTGTTGCAGCGGCGCCTGGTACGCCTGTTAAGCCTGCTGCGTTAAGACTAACTTTTGATTCTTCTGGTTTATTACAACAACAATTACCTGCCATTGCTGAGACTGTACCGCTCGGTGCGATTTTAACTAATGGTGCAGATACCACTCAGACAGTTAAAATAAATATTAATAATCCGACTCAGTTTGCTTCTGCGTTTGAAGTTTCAAAATTAGAACAAGACGGCGCGACAGTTGGCCGTTTGACTGGTATTGATATCGGTCCTGATGGCATGGTTGCCGCGAGTTACAGTAATGGGCGTAATGATAAGTTAGGTATGATTGCCATGGCTAAGTTTGCTAACGAACAAGGCCTAAGCCAAACCGGTGATACTGGTTGGCGTGCATCACAACTTTCAGGTAATGCGATCGCAGGTGAAGCGAACTCTGGTACCTTTGGTAAAATTAACTCATCGGCACTTGAGCAGTCAAATGTAAACTTGACCAGTGAACTAGTTGACTTAATTACGGCACAACGTAACTACCAAGCGAATTCAAGAACCTTAGAAGTGAATTCTAAACTGCAAGATACGGTATTGCAGATCCGTTAA
- the flgB gene encoding flagellar basal body rod protein FlgB translates to MAINFDNALGIHQYSVGVRERRAEVLASNIANADTPGFKAKDLTFKDALASATQGSSFNLSNTSERHISGGRGIASDLQFRVPNQPDTGDGNTVDVQEERSNFMQNSMEYQASLSFLSSKFQTLSKAIKGQ, encoded by the coding sequence ATGGCTATTAATTTTGATAATGCATTAGGTATACACCAGTATTCTGTCGGCGTAAGAGAGCGACGCGCAGAAGTACTCGCGAGTAATATTGCCAATGCAGATACCCCAGGTTTTAAAGCTAAAGATTTAACCTTTAAGGATGCATTAGCAAGTGCAACTCAGGGCTCTAGCTTTAACTTATCAAATACCAGTGAGCGTCATATATCAGGTGGCAGAGGTATTGCGTCTGATTTGCAATTTAGAGTCCCTAACCAACCAGATACCGGTGACGGCAATACTGTGGATGTGCAAGAAGAGCGTTCTAACTTCATGCAAAACAGTATGGAATATCAAGCATCATTGTCATTCTTAAGCAGCAAGTTTCAAACACTGAGCAAGGCAATTAAAGGACAATAA
- a CDS encoding L-serine ammonia-lyase yields MISTFDMFSIGIGPSSSHTVGPMRAAFDFLQHLKALDNRQSIVSINVALFGSLGQTGVGHGSDIAVILGLAGHEPDRIDSELVPSILSTIEADQGINLADIGFVPFSRTENIILHQRKTLSYHSNGMTITALSSDDTLLSKTYYSIGGGFILDHDHIDKPLEENAQTPAKYKFDSAEELLATCRANGLSIAKLMYENERQLNTDAVIDEKLLALHDIMVDCIQRGCRNDGILPGGLNVRRRAPGLFEKLQAPEAKDDTFHGMDFVNMYAMAVNEENAAGGRVVTAPTNGAAGIIPAVMYFYDQFVSPLTEDKIKTYLLTCAAIGTLYKKNASISGAEVGCQGEVGVACSMAAAGLTAIRGGTLEQVEHAAEIGMEHNLGLTCDPVAGLVQIPCIERNAIGAVKAINASRMARMGTGDHKVSLDQVIKTMKATGDDMKNKYKETSKGGLAINVTVC; encoded by the coding sequence ATGATCAGTACCTTTGACATGTTTAGTATTGGGATCGGGCCATCTAGCTCGCATACTGTTGGCCCTATGCGCGCTGCATTTGATTTTTTACAGCACCTTAAAGCGCTCGATAATCGACAATCGATAGTCAGCATTAATGTAGCTTTGTTTGGATCGTTAGGGCAAACAGGGGTTGGTCATGGCAGCGATATCGCCGTTATTTTAGGTTTAGCGGGTCATGAACCGGATCGTATCGATTCAGAACTAGTCCCCTCGATCTTATCGACCATCGAAGCAGATCAGGGGATTAACTTAGCCGATATTGGTTTTGTGCCTTTTTCGCGTACTGAGAACATCATATTACATCAACGTAAAACCTTGTCTTACCACAGTAACGGCATGACTATCACGGCATTGAGTAGCGATGATACCTTACTCAGCAAGACTTATTATTCTATTGGTGGCGGTTTTATTCTTGATCATGACCATATAGATAAACCTTTAGAAGAAAATGCACAGACGCCAGCTAAATATAAATTTGATAGTGCTGAAGAGCTACTTGCTACGTGCCGTGCAAACGGTTTGTCGATTGCTAAGCTGATGTATGAGAATGAGCGCCAATTAAATACTGATGCTGTTATCGATGAGAAACTATTAGCACTACACGATATTATGGTCGATTGTATTCAACGAGGTTGTCGAAATGACGGTATCTTACCGGGCGGCTTAAATGTGCGCCGTCGAGCCCCCGGACTGTTTGAGAAGTTACAAGCGCCGGAAGCTAAAGATGATACCTTCCACGGCATGGATTTCGTCAACATGTATGCGATGGCGGTGAATGAAGAAAATGCCGCAGGCGGACGCGTGGTGACAGCGCCGACCAATGGCGCTGCAGGCATTATTCCTGCCGTCATGTATTTTTATGATCAATTCGTGAGTCCGTTAACGGAAGACAAAATTAAAACCTATCTACTTACTTGTGCAGCAATCGGTACCTTATATAAGAAAAACGCCTCTATTTCTGGTGCTGAAGTTGGCTGTCAGGGGGAAGTTGGTGTCGCTTGCTCTATGGCCGCTGCTGGATTGACTGCCATTAGAGGTGGCACGTTAGAGCAAGTTGAGCATGCAGCTGAGATTGGCATGGAGCATAACTTGGGCTTAACGTGTGATCCTGTTGCAGGTTTAGTGCAGATCCCATGTATCGAACGTAATGCGATTGGCGCGGTGAAAGCGATTAATGCCTCGCGTATGGCGCGTATGGGCACTGGCGATCACAAAGTATCACTTGATCAGGTGATTAAAACGATGAAAGCGACGGGTGATGATATGAAAAATAAATATAAGGAAACGTCGAAAGGGGGTCTAGCGATTAATGTAACGGTTTGTTGA
- the flgM gene encoding flagellar biosynthesis anti-sigma factor FlgM produces the protein MAINLTNLNNRSLQLDQARSTQQKANVSGDNATQTSPQRIAQGDSVNITSQAKSLTAMEHDLAQGTPVNESKVESLKKAIADGSYQVDANKLAKNMSNFETLLA, from the coding sequence ATGGCCATAAACTTAACCAATTTAAATAATCGTAGTCTCCAGCTTGATCAAGCGAGAAGTACGCAGCAAAAAGCCAACGTAAGTGGTGATAATGCGACGCAAACTTCACCGCAACGGATCGCGCAAGGTGACTCGGTTAACATCACATCACAAGCCAAAAGTTTGACCGCTATGGAACATGATTTAGCTCAAGGTACACCCGTTAACGAGTCTAAAGTAGAAAGTTTGAAAAAAGCCATTGCTGATGGCAGCTATCAAGTTGATGCCAATAAATTAGCAAAGAATATGTCTAACTTCGAAACTTTACTCGCATAA
- the flgG gene encoding flagellar basal-body rod protein FlgG has translation MNPALWISKTGLEAQQTNISTISNNLANASTVGFKKERAIFEDLLYQAVNQPGGQSTQNTKLPSGLMVGSGARVVATQKDHSQGNMLTTDNSLDMMVSGRGFFEIEMPDGTTSYTRNGQFTLNDEGIIVTPGTGYPLQPQIQIPADAQTVTVSEDGEISVSLPGQTNNQTVGQINISDFVNPGGLQPIGQNMYIQTGASGDPVQGLPSNEGLGKLVQGAIETSNVNVTEELVNLIESQRVYEMNSKVISAVDEMLSYTNQQL, from the coding sequence ATGAATCCGGCATTATGGATAAGTAAGACAGGCTTAGAAGCACAGCAAACAAATATCTCAACCATTTCAAATAACTTGGCCAATGCCAGTACGGTTGGTTTTAAGAAAGAGCGTGCAATTTTTGAAGATCTGCTCTATCAAGCAGTGAATCAACCGGGTGGTCAATCGACTCAAAACACCAAATTACCTTCAGGTTTAATGGTTGGTTCTGGTGCGCGTGTTGTGGCTACGCAAAAAGATCACTCACAAGGTAACATGCTAACGACAGATAATTCGTTAGACATGATGGTGAGTGGGCGTGGTTTTTTCGAAATTGAAATGCCTGATGGTACAACGTCATATACTCGTAACGGTCAATTTACCTTAAATGATGAAGGTATTATTGTGACGCCGGGTACGGGTTATCCGTTACAGCCACAGATTCAAATACCAGCTGACGCGCAAACGGTGACCGTATCGGAAGACGGTGAGATTTCGGTTAGTCTGCCAGGGCAAACCAACAATCAAACGGTTGGGCAGATTAATATTTCCGATTTTGTTAATCCTGGTGGTTTACAGCCAATTGGACAAAATATGTATATTCAAACGGGTGCCAGTGGTGATCCGGTACAGGGTTTACCAAGTAATGAAGGTCTCGGTAAATTAGTGCAAGGTGCGATTGAGACATCGAATGTAAACGTAACGGAAGAGTTGGTTAACCTGATTGAAAGTCAGCGTGTATACGAAATGAATTCCAAAGTAATCTCAGCCGTTGATGAAATGCTAAGTTACACTAATCAACAGCTTTAA
- the flgA gene encoding flagellar basal body P-ring formation chaperone FlgA, whose protein sequence is MFKYFFSLLFLYSLSLASHLPYAYAKTDKHQVLEEFAESFIKAQLFSNENERVSIEVTKIDRRITVTQCEGNMAAELVGNKSLQRSATVRIRCDNTDNWQLHVPVKIIRLVPVVVSNRPLSKGSLLTKNNTKIDYMNRVLLRSGYISDLAFVNRARLKRQLSSGQMISTRDICLVCKGESVTITSSVGNLTVKTAGVALSNGVLGDKINVRNTKSKRIVSGIVQAAGIIQINY, encoded by the coding sequence ATGTTTAAATATTTTTTCTCATTGCTATTCTTATACAGCTTAAGTTTAGCAAGCCATTTACCATATGCGTACGCAAAAACAGATAAACATCAAGTTCTTGAAGAGTTTGCGGAATCTTTTATCAAAGCGCAACTATTTAGTAACGAGAATGAAAGAGTCAGCATAGAAGTCACTAAAATTGATCGCAGGATAACAGTAACTCAGTGCGAAGGTAACATGGCCGCGGAATTAGTCGGTAATAAAAGCTTACAACGCTCTGCAACCGTTAGAATACGTTGTGATAATACTGATAATTGGCAACTTCATGTACCGGTAAAGATTATTCGACTAGTGCCAGTCGTGGTCAGTAACCGACCATTATCAAAAGGTAGCCTATTAACTAAAAACAATACTAAAATAGATTATATGAACCGGGTATTATTACGCTCGGGTTATATATCTGACTTGGCCTTTGTAAATAGAGCACGCCTAAAACGCCAACTTTCGAGTGGGCAAATGATCTCAACACGGGATATTTGTCTTGTGTGTAAAGGGGAAAGCGTTACAATTACCAGCTCAGTGGGAAATTTAACTGTAAAAACAGCTGGTGTAGCTTTGTCTAATGGCGTGCTTGGCGACAAAATCAATGTGCGCAACACAAAATCGAAACGAATCGTTTCAGGTATTGTCCAAGCAGCAGGCATTATCCAAATAAACTATTAA
- a CDS encoding chemotaxis protein CheV, translating to MAGLLDTVNQRTQLVGQNRLELLMFRLNGRQRFGINVFKVKEVLQCPPLTILPKLNSVVRGVAHIRGQTISVIDLSLATGGRPIQDLSKAFIIISEYNRSVQGFLVSSVERIININWESILPPPKGTGRFSYLTAVTEVDNELVEVLDVEKILHEVAPVSMEISDEVLETVSDIDKTAIEKVILVVDDSSVARNQIKKAVSDLGFKIVLAKDGRDGLNKLREMAVNGPISEQVALMISDIEMPEMDGYTLTAEVRNDSSLNDLYIILHTSLSGVFNQAMVAKVGANDFIAKFNPDELAGAVLKALKAADPS from the coding sequence ATGGCAGGATTACTTGATACGGTCAATCAACGCACACAACTCGTGGGGCAAAACCGTCTAGAACTACTTATGTTTCGCTTAAACGGACGTCAGCGTTTCGGCATCAATGTATTTAAAGTGAAAGAAGTACTGCAATGCCCACCATTAACGATCTTACCTAAGCTAAATAGTGTTGTGCGAGGGGTTGCACATATCCGTGGGCAAACGATTTCGGTTATCGACTTGAGTTTAGCGACAGGCGGTCGTCCTATCCAGGATCTGAGTAAAGCATTTATCATTATCTCGGAATATAACCGTTCTGTGCAAGGGTTTTTAGTCTCAAGCGTTGAGCGTATTATTAACATTAACTGGGAATCAATTTTACCACCGCCAAAAGGGACTGGTCGTTTTAGCTACTTAACGGCTGTGACTGAAGTTGATAATGAACTGGTTGAAGTACTCGATGTGGAAAAAATTCTCCATGAAGTTGCGCCAGTTAGCATGGAAATTAGTGACGAAGTACTAGAGACGGTTTCTGATATTGATAAAACTGCTATCGAGAAAGTGATTTTAGTTGTGGACGATTCAAGTGTTGCTCGAAATCAGATCAAGAAAGCTGTGTCAGATCTTGGTTTCAAGATTGTACTGGCTAAAGATGGCCGTGATGGCTTGAATAAGTTACGTGAAATGGCTGTTAATGGACCGATTTCAGAGCAGGTTGCGTTAATGATTTCAGATATCGAAATGCCAGAAATGGATGGTTATACACTCACGGCAGAAGTGAGAAATGACTCGTCATTAAATGATTTATATATTATTTTACACACATCATTAAGTGGTGTGTTCAATCAGGCGATGGTTGCTAAAGTTGGCGCAAATGACTTTATTGCTAAATTTAACCCTGATGAACTTGCTGGTGCAGTATTGAAAGCGTTAAAAGCAGCGGATCCTAGCTAG
- a CDS encoding MurR/RpiR family transcriptional regulator has product MSMLEKIIQNLEIFSKSEKKVADVILESPQSAIHSSIATLAKVADVSEPTVNRFCRRLDTKGYPDFKLHLAQSLANGTPYVNRNVEANDGPEVYTQKIFETTIAHLDSAKNSLDPEVINKAVDLLIQSKQISFFGLGASASVARDAENKFFRFNVPVICFDDIMMQRMSVINSTEDSVVVLFSHTGRTKSMVDVAKLARENDAIVIGITAQDSPLAEYSNLVISLDVMEDTDVYMPMASRVAQLVLVDVLATGFTLRRGDKFRENLKKVKSAIKDSRFNKID; this is encoded by the coding sequence ATGAGTATGCTCGAAAAAATAATCCAAAATTTAGAAATATTCAGTAAGTCTGAAAAAAAGGTTGCTGATGTTATTCTAGAATCTCCGCAATCTGCTATTCATTCAAGTATTGCGACACTTGCTAAAGTTGCAGATGTCAGTGAACCGACTGTAAATCGTTTTTGCCGCCGTTTAGATACCAAAGGCTACCCTGATTTTAAACTGCATTTAGCGCAGAGCTTGGCGAACGGTACGCCGTACGTAAACAGAAACGTAGAGGCCAACGATGGTCCAGAAGTTTACACACAAAAAATATTTGAAACGACAATTGCGCACTTAGACTCAGCAAAAAACAGCCTAGATCCAGAAGTGATTAATAAAGCGGTTGATCTATTAATCCAATCAAAGCAGATCTCGTTCTTTGGTTTAGGTGCTTCAGCATCGGTTGCACGTGATGCGGAAAACAAGTTTTTCCGTTTCAACGTACCCGTGATTTGTTTTGATGACATCATGATGCAACGCATGAGCGTCATTAACAGTACTGAAGATTCAGTCGTAGTATTGTTCTCACACACAGGCCGTACTAAGAGTATGGTTGATGTGGCAAAACTAGCACGTGAAAATGATGCCATCGTTATTGGTATTACAGCACAAGATTCACCGTTAGCGGAATATTCTAATTTAGTTATTTCACTTGATGTGATGGAAGATACCGACGTATATATGCCAATGGCATCACGTGTTGCGCAATTAGTACTGGTCGATGTACTCGCAACCGGCTTCACATTACGCCGTGGTGATAAATTCCGCGAAAATTTGAAGAAAGTGAAATCAGCAATCAAAGATTCACGCTTCAATAAAATAGATTAA
- the flgF gene encoding flagellar basal-body rod protein FlgF, with protein MDNMLYISMSGAKENMNALAVRANNIANVNTHGFKADFEQARSMQAFGEGLPTRVFAITESPGQDFTGGALQQTGNALDVAIQGDGWLSVMDDQNKESYTRSGSLHMGPTGELLTSSGRPVIGENGPIVIPTPVEQIKIHADGRIEVRPQGAPANALEEVDQLKLVNPDVRNLVKGYDGMFRQADGTPAAVDLNVQVAGGALETSNVSAVGELTGMINLQRQFEMQIKMMKTAEENDKASDSLLRIS; from the coding sequence ATGGACAATATGCTTTATATCTCGATGTCGGGTGCCAAAGAAAATATGAATGCATTGGCTGTTCGTGCCAATAATATTGCCAATGTGAATACACACGGCTTTAAAGCTGATTTTGAACAAGCACGTTCAATGCAAGCTTTTGGTGAAGGTCTTCCTACTCGTGTATTTGCGATTACTGAAAGCCCAGGGCAAGATTTTACCGGTGGTGCATTACAGCAGACTGGTAATGCTTTGGATGTTGCGATCCAAGGTGATGGTTGGTTAAGTGTCATGGACGATCAGAATAAAGAAAGCTATACCCGTAGCGGCAGTCTACATATGGGCCCGACAGGTGAGTTATTAACATCATCAGGCCGACCTGTTATCGGTGAAAATGGTCCTATCGTTATACCGACACCCGTTGAACAAATTAAAATTCATGCTGATGGTCGCATCGAGGTTCGTCCGCAAGGCGCCCCAGCAAACGCATTGGAAGAAGTTGATCAATTAAAATTGGTTAACCCCGATGTGCGTAATTTAGTGAAAGGCTATGATGGCATGTTTCGACAAGCTGACGGCACGCCTGCCGCGGTTGATTTAAACGTCCAAGTCGCAGGTGGCGCACTAGAAACCAGTAATGTAAGTGCTGTTGGTGAACTTACTGGCATGATTAATCTGCAACGTCAGTTTGAAATGCAGATCAAAATGATGAAAACAGCAGAAGAGAATGACAAAGCATCTGATTCGCTATTACGGATCAGCTAA